In a single window of the Gossypium hirsutum isolate 1008001.06 chromosome A13, Gossypium_hirsutum_v2.1, whole genome shotgun sequence genome:
- the LOC107893829 gene encoding GDSL esterase/lipase At5g33370: MASSASLMVLALLMASIAAIAEARAFFIFGDSLVDSGNNNYLETTARADSPPYGIDYPTGRPTGRFSNGLNIPDLIGKQIGLSESPLPYLSPDFNGKKLLLGANFASAGVGILNDTGVQFVNILRMYRQLELFEEYKRRLSGLVGTRQANRVVSQALVLITVGGNDFVNNYYLVPFSARSRQYSLPDYVRFLISEYRKLLMKLYKAGARRVLVTGTGPLGCVPAELAMRGNNGGCSQELQRAASLYNPQLVQMINGLNAKIGRDVFISANTQKMHNDFVSDPQAFGFTTSEIACCGQGPYNGLGLCTQLSNLCPNRDLYTFWDPFHPSEKANRLIVEQIMRGSNEYMNPTNLSTIIAFDSKM; this comes from the exons ATGGCATCTTCAGCTTCATTGATGGTCTTGGCTTTGTTAATGGCGAGCATCGCCGCCATTGCTGAGGCTCGTGCTTTCTTCATTTTTGGTGATTCACTTGTTGACAGTGGCAACAATAACTACCTTGAAACCACAGCTCGTGCCGATTCCCCACCTTACGGCATCGATTATCCAACAGGAAGACCCACCGGCCGTTTCTCCAATGGCCTTAACATCCCAGACCTGATTG GTAAGCAAATTGGATTATCGGAGTCACCACTGCCATATTTGAGCCCAGATTTTAATGGTAAAAAGCTGCTTCTTGGTGCTAACTTTGCTTCAGCTGGTGTGGGAATCCTTAATGACACTGGAGTTCAATTC GTAAATATACTGAGAATGTATAGACAGTTGGAGTTGTTTGAAGAATACAAGCGAAGATTGTCAGGTTTAGTTGGAACAAGGCAAGCTAATCGAGTAGTAAGCCAAGCACTTGTCCTTATTACAGTGGGTGGTAATGATTTCGTCAACAACTACTACTTGGTTCCCTTCTCTGCAAGATCTAGACAATACAGTTTGCCTGATTATGTCCGCTTTCTCATTTCCGAATATCGAAAACTATTGATG AAGCTATACAAAGCGGGAGCACGAAGGGTTCTAGTGACAGGCACGGGACCATTGGGTTGTGTTCCAGCAGAACTTGCAATGAGGGGCAACAATGGCGGATGCTCACAAGAACTGCAACGCGCTGCTTCCTTGTACAATCCACAACTTGTTCAGATGATTAATGGACTCAATGCTAAAATTGGCAGAGATGTCTTCATCAGTGCAAATACTCAAAAAATGCACAATGATTTCGTTAGTGACCCTCAAGCCTTTG GATTTACAACATCAGAGATAGCCTGTTGTGGACAAGGACCTTACAATGGACTAGGTTTATGTACTCAATTGTCGAATTTGTGTCCGAACAGAGATCTATATACGTTTTGGGATCCATTTCATCCATCGGAGAAAGCTAACAGATTAATCGTAGAACAGATAATGAGAGGGTCTAATGAATACATGAATCCCACGAATCTCAGCACTATCATAGCTTTTGATTCCAAGATGTGA